ATTATCCTTGGCGCAATGATGTGTTTCGACTTAGGTGGTCCGGTAAACAAAGCTGCTTATGCATTCGGTGTAGGTCTATTGGCTTCGCAAACTTACGCACCAATGGCTGCAATCATGGCCGCGGGTATGGTTCCTGCACTAGGTATGGGCCTTGCGACGTTCATTGCTAAGAACAAGTTCGAGCAAAGCGAGCGTGAAGCAGGTAAAGCCTCATTCGTGCTTGGTCTGTGCTTTATCTCTGAAGGTGCAATCCCATTCGCAGCGAAAGATCCAATGCGTGTTATCCCATCATGTATGGCGGGTGGCGCACTAACTGGTGCTCTATCTATGCTGTTCGGTGCAAAACTGATGGCACCACACGGTGGTTTGTTCGTACTGCTTATCCCTAACGCAATCTCACCAGTGCTAATGTACTTGGTAGCAATCGCAGCAGGTACAGCGGTAACAGGTTTCACTTACGCGTTCCTAAAGAACAAAGCAGAAGCGAAACAACAAGCAGCCGCTTAATCATGGCTGAAACGCGTATGCGTATCTAATTACAATGCCTCCCTCGATTTGGCATTCGACACCTCCCTCTAGCCTCGGCATTGGGAGGTGTTTTTTATTGAGCGATAATCGGAGTCTAACGGGCGCTAAATCCGATAGCAGATAAAGTTACTCTCTTCTGTTTCGCTCTGATTGAAAAAGAACAGTTGCTCGTCCTCCACTTTGTAAATGAAGTCCGTTTTTGTGCCCACGTATGAGTTCATGTCTCTTACGAAGACCTCACTCTCCGTTGGCTGTTCATTCCAACTGACTTTCTGATAATCCACTGTCAGCGCATGTCCATCCACTTGATACTTGCCGTTGTAAACCAGTTCATATTCTTTGCTTTCGCCCTTTTTCGTTAGCAAGGAGCCTTTCTGGAAAATGTACATGTCTCTATCCGAGTTAAACACCACGACAGAACGATCACTGATGTTTTCATAACGTCGGTAACCTCTGGTAATAAAGTCTTCTTCAAACGTTGCACACGCCCAGCGCGAACCAGTAATTTCATCGGATTGGAAATACTTTTGGTGAACGACCACGCCCACTAGGCCAATTGCCAACGCAATATTGAGTACGAGTAGTTTGTTTATCTGCATATTGCATCCGCCCTGCTCATGCTCTCTAAGACCGTTTCTTTCAAGGTGTCGATATCGAGAGAAAACTTAATGTAGTTGACGTTCTTATTGCTGTTTTTGGCGAAAGCAAATGCACGCAAAATATGCGCTCCTTCTTGATAAGCCGATTCAGACACACGCAAATATACGATGGCCGGACACACCGGAAATACCTCATCGTTGAGGCTCTTTGCCAAAGCCGAAAGATCTAACTCGTCATGATTTTGATCGTAAAAGTAGAAGTCCGTTTCTGACACAGAAAAGTGTTGGTAATCCGAATCATCAAGAAAATCAGGATGTGGCACAAACGGACGAAAATAAAGCACAAAGACAACCGCAAAAAGCAAGAAAGCCGTCATCAGTATTGGGGTTAAGCTAAATGCCTTGTCTCGCGATTCAGCTTCTTGCTTGGGCGCTGCTTTGACTTGATGCTCAACATCATCAATTTCGAGCGTTTGGAGTTCCGGTATCTCAACTTTCTGTTTGATGGGTTTCACATCCGCATCAACTTCCAGTAAATAGCCAATTTTACTTACCGTTTTTATCTGTACGCCTTGTGCGTTCAACTGAACAAGTTTCTTTCTTAAACCGGAAATGACATTGGTCAATGCTTGATCGGTCACGACTGAACCATCCCAACAGGTTTCGAACAACTCTTCGCGAGTTACATGTACGCCCTGCTTTTCAAGCATCAAGTTCAGCACTTGGTATGGAAGTGGCCTTAGAG
This portion of the Vibrio hyugaensis genome encodes:
- a CDS encoding transcriptional regulator — its product is MHRIYFANLVLDPTTRTLSNSHGNDVPLRPLPYQVLNLMLEKQGVHVTREELFETCWDGSVVTDQALTNVISGLRKKLVQLNAQGVQIKTVSKIGYLLEVDADVKPIKQKVEIPELQTLEIDDVEHQVKAAPKQEAESRDKAFSLTPILMTAFLLFAVVFVLYFRPFVPHPDFLDDSDYQHFSVSETDFYFYDQNHDELDLSALAKSLNDEVFPVCPAIVYLRVSESAYQEGAHILRAFAFAKNSNKNVNYIKFSLDIDTLKETVLESMSRADAICR